From a single Leishmania infantum JPCM5 genome chromosome 36 genomic region:
- a CDS encoding putative mitogen-activated protein kinase: MSAEIESHILKKYEIQAQLGQGAYGIVWRALERKHNRVVALKKIYDAFQNSTDAQRTFREIMFLHRLHHPNIIKLLHVHRAFNDRDIYLVFEYMETDLHVVIRANILEEIHKQFIIYQLLKTMKYLHSAEILHRDMKPSNLLVNSDCTMKVADFGLARSILSLEGEQASRPVLTDYIATRWYRPPEILLGSTRYTKGVDMWSVGCILGELMLGKPIFPGRSTTNQLELICSVTGMPSAADVAATNSQFAHAMLRDIHCAHRRTFAELLPSASADALDLIERLMCFNPNRRMTAAEALEHPYVAAFHRPDDEPVATEPITVSLPDSQRLPLAKYRDAIYEQIAALRRSSTSADQRQRAERQAAGSTASRKTSVSSASAGGSRGGTGTSGVTRPATSSSSSAAAGAAPQRSVVKPTSTSAVNEASSSKAYARPAFRSATSAASGLESRPVAREAAVRK, translated from the coding sequence ATGTCGGCCGAAATCGAGTCGCATATTCTGAAGAAGTATGAGATTCAAGCACAGCTAGGACAGGGTGCCTACGGCATCGTTTGGCGCGCCCTGGAGCGCAAACACAACCGCGTCGTTGCACTCAAGAAAATTTACGACGCCTTCCAAAACTCGACCGATGCACAGCGCACCTTCCGCGAGATCATGTTTCTGCACCGGCTGCACCACCCGAACATCAtcaagctgctgcacgtTCATCGTGCCTTCAACGATCGCGACATATACCTGGTCTTCGAATACATGGAGACCGACCTGCACGTGGTGATTAGGGCAAACATCTTGGAGGAAATTCACAAACAGTTCATCATCTACCAGCTGCTCAAGACGATGAAGTACCTGCATTCTGCTGAGATTCTTCACCGTGATATGAAACCAAGCAATCTGCTCGTAAACAGCGACTGCACAATGAAAGTGGCTGACTTCGGTCTCGCGCGCTCTATCCTGTCCCTTGAGGGTGAACAGGCGTCGCGGCCGGTGCTAACGGACTACATTGCGACACGGTGGTACCGCCCGCCGGAGATTTTGCTCGGCTCGACACGATACACTAAGGGCGTGGATATGTGGTCTGTGGGCTGCATTCTTGGGGAGTTGATGCTGGGCAAGCCCATCTTTCCCGGCCGATCCACCACGAACCAGTTGGAGCTGATCTGCAGCGTGACGGGCATGCCCTCCGCGGCGGATGTGGCGGCGACCAACTCGCAGTTTGCCCACGCGATGCTTCGCGACATCCACTGCGCGCATCGACGCACGTTCGCTGAGCTGCTGCCAAGCGCTTCCGCCGACGCGTTGGACCTGATCGAGCGCCTTATGTGTTTCAACCCAAACCGTCGCATGACTGCCGCCGAGGCCCTGGAGCACCCGTACGTCGCTGCCTTTCACCGTCCTGACGACGAACCGGTGGCGACCGAACCCAtcaccgtctctctccccgaCAGCCAGCGTCTGCCCTTGGCCAAGTACAGGGACGCCATCTACGAGCAAAttgccgcgctgcgccgtAGCTCCACGTCCGCCGATCAACGACAGCGCGCGGAGCGACaggccgccggcagcaccgccagccgcAAGACGtccgtcagcagcgcctccgctggcGGCTCTCGAGGGGGCACCGGTACATCTGGGGTCACGCGACCCgccacgagcagcagcagcagcgccgccgcaggggcGGCTCCGCAGCGCAGTGTTGTGAAGCCCACCTCAACTAGCGCGGTCAACGAGGCATCATCTTCGAAGGCGTACGCCCGCCCCGCCTTCCGCTCGGCAACGTCTGCCGCCTCTGGTCTGGAAAGCAGACCCGTCGCGCgtgaggcagcggtgcgcaagTGA
- a CDS encoding putative MP18 RNA editing complex protein, with product MFRRLSSAAATRPMATMEHPLTSAMQSQSVTNTRAAVSRVAMRACSITSGTSSGDVSATKGAAFSASRSGQRAPSINCVTLVGVVHDIQTGYVFEDAVTQFTLTTTSLDAANQAQECVVEKDHHTVRCYGDVFSREVRAKLSEGNVVCVNGRLRLNPQMEPSCNKYYYFPYIQVQPPHGQVSVVYGDRRSPPSPVNAATGELNNGNDNPTSSAAPAEDGDASATTQKTP from the coding sequence ATGTTTCGGCGCCTttcctctgctgcagcgacacgGCCGATGGCGACTATGGAGCATCCGTTGACCTCTGCGATGCAGTCCCAGTCGGTGACAaacacgcgcgctgcagtCTCACGTGTCGCGATGCGCGCTTGCAGCAtcaccagcggcacctcATCAGGCGACGTCTCTGCTACAAAGGGTGCCGCCTTTAGCGCGAGTCGATCCGGCCAGCGCGCGCCGTCGATCAACTGCGTGACACTCGTTGGCGTGGTGCATGACATCCAAACCGGCTACGTCTTCGAAGACGCTGTCACCCAATTCACGCTCACCACGACAAGCCTGGACGCGGCGAACCAAGCCCAAGAGTGCGTGGTGGAGAAGGACCATCACACTGTGCGCTGCTATGGCGATGTCTTTTCCCGAGAGGTCCGCGCTAAACTGAGCGAGGGAAATGTGGTTTGCGTGAATGGCCGTCTGCGCTTGAATCCGCAAATGGAGCCGTCGTGCAACAAGTACTACTACTTCCCCTACATCCAAGTTCAACCGCCGCACGGCCAGGTAAGCGTCGTGTACGGAGACCGTCGCTCCCCTCCGTCGCCGGTGAACGCGGCGACGGGCGAGCTGAACAATGGAAACGACAATCCCacaagcagcgcagcaccggccgaggacggcgatgCTAGCGCGACGACGCAGAAGACGCCATAA